A section of the Bacteroidales bacterium genome encodes:
- a CDS encoding glycosyltransferase family 2 protein: MCEMSVIIPVCDHESHVHDAIKSVLAQSFTNFEIIVAGYGAADNTLSIVRSFDDRRIHIISGNDFHDRISALNKGLETASGKYIAIMQANHIMHVNRLKVQHAFMEAEPSIDACSCCTKQLGNQKSMETSQNPSSVPGSGGLIENPLLNFLQGNCIIYSSAMIRKMFLEKHQLQYENYPDAEDFKFWTEMAKHGGQFYVDTQQLQYYFATDKRKNGQKQQSIEKITHEIVVFLTEINGKNYPELPVILENFKMLQEKEMITQQDINRFFHHFFTVNKDQLSMRI; encoded by the coding sequence ATGTGCGAAATGTCAGTCATTATTCCTGTATGTGACCATGAAAGCCATGTACACGACGCCATAAAAAGCGTACTGGCTCAATCTTTCACTAATTTTGAGATCATAGTTGCCGGTTACGGCGCTGCTGATAACACACTATCTATTGTCCGGTCTTTTGATGACCGGCGTATTCATATTATTTCCGGAAACGATTTTCATGATCGTATCAGTGCGTTGAATAAAGGATTGGAAACAGCTTCGGGTAAATATATCGCCATTATGCAGGCAAACCATATAATGCATGTTAACAGGTTAAAGGTTCAGCATGCTTTTATGGAAGCAGAACCTTCAATTGATGCCTGTAGTTGCTGTACAAAACAACTGGGTAATCAAAAGTCAATGGAAACTTCACAAAATCCATCCTCTGTACCCGGATCCGGTGGTTTGATAGAAAATCCATTACTCAATTTTTTACAGGGAAATTGTATCATATATTCGTCTGCGATGATTCGAAAAATGTTTTTGGAAAAACACCAATTACAATATGAAAACTATCCCGATGCTGAAGATTTTAAATTTTGGACTGAAATGGCCAAACATGGGGGGCAATTTTATGTGGATACGCAACAGTTACAATACTACTTTGCAACAGATAAGCGGAAGAACGGGCAAAAACAACAGTCTATTGAAAAGATCACTCATGAAATTGTTGTATTTTTGACTGAAATCAACGGGAAAAACTATCCCGAATTACCTGTCATTTTGGAAAACTTCAAAATGCTGCAAGAAAAAGAAATGATCACCCAACAGGATATAAACAGATTTTTCCATCATTTTTTTACGGTAAACAAGGATCAATTATCCATGAGGATATAA
- a CDS encoding glycosyltransferase: protein MTLYPAISVVMPVYNYGSFIKESIDSVLAQTMPDFELIVVNDGSSDTSSEIAHSYHDKRVKVIDFPENKGCYPARNTGMRAANGKYICVMDADDLCFPDRLEKQYRFLEEDHQIGLIGGAYQLLNNRLQFTGFRETDYETIKLTLLLHCYLHHPTCMIRTSLVRKHGLYYNESYRYASDHDWVVRASSLFPISNINDPVLFYRRHARQISSSNLHEQISFGDQIRINQLAFFGIDPTETEKTLHLAFIKSEANVHFDEKTMDKWIERLLVSNKRNQYYSQQKLQNFLHAHRYLNLHRN, encoded by the coding sequence ATCACACTTTATCCTGCCATATCTGTAGTCATGCCTGTATATAATTACGGCAGTTTTATTAAGGAAAGCATCGACAGTGTACTCGCCCAAACCATGCCTGATTTCGAATTGATTGTGGTCAACGATGGCTCTTCGGATACCAGTAGTGAAATAGCACATTCCTATCATGACAAACGGGTGAAAGTAATTGATTTTCCTGAAAACAAGGGGTGTTATCCGGCTCGGAATACGGGTATGAGAGCTGCTAACGGTAAATATATCTGTGTGATGGATGCTGATGATTTGTGTTTTCCTGATCGTTTGGAAAAACAATACCGGTTTTTGGAAGAAGATCACCAAATCGGATTAATAGGCGGAGCTTATCAATTATTAAACAATCGCCTGCAATTTACTGGTTTTAGAGAAACTGATTATGAAACCATCAAATTAACATTGTTACTACATTGTTATCTTCACCATCCTACCTGTATGATACGTACTTCACTTGTCAGGAAGCATGGGTTATATTACAATGAATCATATAGATACGCATCTGATCATGATTGGGTGGTAAGGGCGTCTTCATTGTTTCCTATCAGCAATATCAATGATCCGGTGTTGTTTTACAGGCGGCATGCCCGACAAATATCGTCGAGTAATCTGCATGAACAAATTTCTTTTGGGGATCAAATTCGTATCAATCAGCTTGCATTTTTTGGAATTGACCCGACAGAAACTGAAAAAACACTTCATCTTGCGTTTATCAAAAGTGAAGCCAATGTTCATTTTGATGAAAAAACGATGGATAAATGGATCGAACGATTATTAGTATCCAATAAAAGAAACCAATATTATTCACAACAAAAGTTGCAGAATTTTTTGCACGCGCATCGTTATCTAAATCTTCACCGGAATTAA
- a CDS encoding glutamate decarboxylase: MALHVVKADKSESVFDAYAQPVSEDSIPKFKMSEQPNDAKVVQNLILDELLLDGNAKQNLATFCQTYAEEEIHTIMDKCLDKNMIDKDEYPQTAEIENRCVHILADLWNSPQSATTIGCSTTGSSEAAMLGGLALKWKWRQKRQKEGKPTDKPNIITGPVQICWHKFARYFDVEIREIPMEHNRLLMTPEEVIKRVDENTIGVVPTFGVTFTLQYEDVKAISDALDKYQKEKGLDIPIHVDAASGGFLAPFIQPDIVWDFRLPRVKSINTSGHKYGLSPLGVGWVVWREKADLPEELIFNVNYLGGNLPTFALNFSRPGGQIVAQYYNLIRNGKEGYRRIQQACLEHGIFIAEEVKKLGLFDLLYDGKTAIPGAAWMLKKEVDPGFNLYDLSDRMRMRGWQIASYSLPANCQDMVIQRVLIRHGFSHDMAQLMIDDLKRCIDYFKKNPVSHKATEKESCVFHH; encoded by the coding sequence ATGGCATTACATGTAGTAAAAGCAGACAAAAGCGAAAGCGTTTTTGATGCATATGCACAACCTGTTTCGGAAGATTCCATTCCGAAATTTAAAATGAGTGAACAACCTAATGATGCAAAGGTGGTTCAAAACCTGATCCTGGATGAATTATTGCTTGACGGCAACGCCAAACAAAATCTGGCAACCTTCTGCCAGACTTACGCCGAAGAAGAGATACATACCATTATGGACAAGTGTCTCGATAAAAATATGATCGATAAGGATGAATATCCCCAGACGGCAGAGATTGAGAACCGTTGTGTCCATATACTGGCTGATCTGTGGAATTCCCCGCAAAGTGCGACCACCATCGGATGTTCCACCACCGGATCCAGTGAGGCTGCCATGTTGGGCGGGCTTGCTTTGAAATGGAAATGGCGTCAGAAAAGGCAAAAAGAAGGGAAACCGACTGATAAACCCAACATCATCACCGGACCGGTACAGATTTGCTGGCATAAATTTGCCCGTTATTTCGATGTGGAAATACGTGAGATCCCTATGGAGCATAACCGTCTATTGATGACCCCGGAAGAAGTCATTAAAAGGGTCGATGAGAACACTATCGGTGTAGTTCCTACTTTTGGTGTTACCTTTACCCTACAATATGAAGATGTAAAGGCCATCAGCGATGCCCTGGATAAATACCAGAAAGAAAAAGGCCTGGACATCCCTATCCATGTGGATGCTGCCAGCGGAGGATTCCTGGCTCCTTTTATCCAACCCGATATTGTATGGGATTTCAGGTTACCCCGTGTTAAATCCATCAATACTTCAGGACATAAATACGGACTATCCCCATTGGGAGTTGGTTGGGTGGTATGGCGTGAAAAAGCTGACCTTCCAGAAGAATTGATCTTCAATGTGAACTACCTGGGAGGAAACCTGCCCACATTCGCCCTTAATTTTTCGCGTCCCGGAGGCCAGATCGTTGCCCAGTATTATAACCTGATACGCAACGGAAAAGAGGGCTACAGGCGTATCCAACAGGCCTGTCTGGAACATGGGATCTTTATTGCGGAAGAAGTAAAGAAATTGGGACTGTTTGATCTGTTGTATGATGGAAAAACAGCCATCCCCGGTGCGGCATGGATGTTAAAAAAAGAAGTTGATCCGGGATTCAATCTATATGACCTGTCAGACAGGATGCGCATGCGCGGATGGCAGATCGCCTCCTATTCGCTCCCGGCCAATTGTCAGGACATGGTGATCCAAAGGGTACTTATCCGGCACGGATTCAGCCATGATATGGCCCAATTGATGATCGACGACCTGAAACGCTGTATCGATTATTTCAAAAAAAACCCGGTATCCCACAAAGCAACAGAAAAGGAATCCTGTGTTTTTCATCATTAA
- a CDS encoding DUF2062 domain-containing protein, with protein MPDFTEHQILNPTAQTCRTSLHNLRCCVVAPTYNNAQTVKQVLIDTSAYVSHIIVVNDGSTDHTADILSELQDTAFENQMHLEVIHLKKNSGKGFALRTGFARAVAMGFRYAITIDTDGQHFSDDIPLFADLIRKFPDNLIVGVRNMEQEGIPKKSSFGNRFSNFWFKLETGVALPDTQSGFRLYPVERLKNIRFFTSKYEFEIEVLVRAAWAKIRIKWIPVKVHYEPKESRISHFRPGRDFFRISLLNTVLVLIAFLWIKPRDLIRRLNWARFKRFFRREFSNRANTSLRIACSAGFGVFMGIVPIWGYQLIVGLTLAYIMKLNKTIVFIAANISIPPMIPIILYGSFLMGGWFIGEYASPVTIDTISFSYVKHHLFQYLVGSIALAVVAGLLVFLFTWVAVSFWRKKHFSPQPSLINTNGDI; from the coding sequence ATGCCTGATTTTACAGAACACCAGATATTGAATCCCACAGCCCAGACGTGCCGTACATCACTGCACAATTTGAGGTGTTGTGTGGTTGCCCCTACGTACAACAATGCCCAGACAGTGAAGCAGGTGCTGATAGATACGTCTGCCTATGTTTCACATATCATTGTGGTAAATGACGGCTCTACCGATCATACTGCCGATATCCTGTCAGAACTTCAGGATACTGCATTTGAAAACCAGATGCATCTTGAAGTGATCCATCTAAAGAAGAATTCCGGTAAGGGATTTGCTTTAAGAACAGGTTTTGCAAGGGCCGTAGCTATGGGATTCCGTTATGCCATTACTATAGATACCGACGGGCAGCATTTTTCTGACGATATTCCATTATTCGCAGATTTGATCAGGAAATTTCCTGATAATTTAATTGTCGGGGTGCGAAATATGGAGCAGGAAGGGATACCTAAAAAGAGCAGCTTCGGGAACCGGTTTTCCAATTTCTGGTTCAAACTCGAGACAGGGGTTGCTTTGCCTGATACCCAATCCGGATTCCGGCTCTATCCTGTTGAGCGGTTGAAAAATATTCGTTTTTTTACTTCAAAATATGAGTTTGAAATAGAAGTGCTGGTCCGGGCAGCCTGGGCGAAAATCCGTATTAAGTGGATTCCTGTAAAGGTACACTATGAGCCTAAAGAAAGCCGGATATCCCACTTCCGTCCGGGACGTGATTTTTTTCGGATCAGTTTGTTAAATACGGTTTTGGTGCTGATTGCCTTTTTATGGATTAAACCCCGTGACCTGATCAGGCGACTGAACTGGGCCCGATTTAAGCGCTTTTTCCGTCGTGAGTTTTCCAACCGGGCAAATACCTCGTTGCGTATTGCTTGTTCAGCCGGGTTTGGTGTTTTTATGGGAATTGTTCCTATCTGGGGATATCAACTTATCGTGGGATTAACGCTTGCCTATATCATGAAATTAAATAAAACCATTGTTTTTATTGCTGCTAATATCAGTATTCCACCAATGATCCCTATTATTTTATATGGCAGTTTCCTTATGGGGGGATGGTTTATCGGGGAATACGCTTCACCGGTGACCATAGACACTATTTCATTTAGTTATGTGAAGCACCATCTTTTCCAATATCTGGTCGGAAGTATTGCTTTGGCCGTGGTTGCCGGATTACTGGTCTTTTTGTTTACCTGGGTAGCCGTATCATTTTGGCGGAAGAAACATTTTAGTCCACAACCCAGCCTGATTAATACGAATGGCGATATTTGA
- a CDS encoding glycosyltransferase family 4 protein has translation MNIIFLSRYDVSDINNWSGTLFHIYHQLKKRHNVEVVGTELLNQLTAFRKGNFQNDFFVDSCRYVKKIGSLLSERINLLDYDLLFFGDLLLHPCNINIPFVHFSDMTYDQVNMHLKKSDERNVESAIHQEKFILDNTFRIIYSSEWIKSKAIEVYNINPDKIDVVELGANIPTPTNYTVDIGMDVCRLVFIGRDWEKKGGDKVLQAYRILSAGGFPCSLTIIGSEPKEYLEADENITIIPFLDKTKPEHLKILCSILSVSHFLVLPTEFDAYGIVFCEASAYAVPSIAANVGGVSQPVREGKNGFLLSADATALEYAEKIRTVFQDRENYIRLRTSSRHEFETRLNWDVWSERVNKILEDTVKEWKEHKNQSNK, from the coding sequence ATGAATATTATCTTCTTATCAAGATATGATGTTTCAGATATCAATAACTGGTCAGGCACTTTATTTCACATTTATCATCAACTAAAAAAGAGGCATAATGTTGAAGTAGTGGGGACAGAATTATTGAATCAACTCACGGCGTTTCGTAAAGGAAATTTTCAAAATGATTTTTTTGTAGATTCTTGCAGGTATGTAAAAAAAATAGGTAGTTTATTATCGGAGCGGATTAATTTACTTGATTACGATTTGCTTTTTTTTGGTGACTTGCTTTTACATCCTTGTAACATTAATATTCCTTTTGTTCATTTCAGTGATATGACTTACGATCAGGTGAACATGCACTTAAAAAAGTCAGACGAGAGAAATGTTGAATCTGCCATTCATCAGGAAAAATTTATACTTGACAATACATTCAGAATTATATATAGTTCGGAATGGATAAAAAGCAAAGCTATTGAGGTTTATAATATCAATCCTGATAAAATTGATGTAGTAGAATTGGGTGCGAACATACCAACGCCAACGAATTATACCGTTGATATTGGCATGGATGTATGCCGTTTGGTTTTTATTGGGAGAGATTGGGAGAAAAAGGGTGGCGATAAAGTGTTACAAGCCTATAGAATACTGAGCGCAGGAGGATTTCCATGTTCTCTTACGATTATTGGCTCCGAGCCAAAAGAATATCTTGAAGCAGATGAAAATATAACAATCATTCCATTTTTAGATAAAACAAAACCGGAACATTTGAAAATATTATGCAGTATTCTTTCTGTATCTCATTTCCTTGTTTTACCCACAGAATTTGATGCTTATGGCATTGTTTTTTGCGAAGCATCAGCCTATGCCGTTCCGTCTATTGCCGCTAATGTTGGAGGCGTTAGCCAGCCCGTGCGTGAGGGGAAAAATGGTTTTTTGCTCTCCGCTGATGCAACCGCGCTGGAGTATGCAGAAAAAATCAGAACTGTTTTTCAGGATCGGGAAAACTATATCCGGTTGCGTACATCTTCCCGCCATGAATTTGAGACACGGTTAAATTGGGATGTATGGAGTGAAAGGGTGAATAAAATACTGGAAGATACCGTAAAAGAGTGGAAAGAACATAAAAATCAATCAAACAAATAA
- a CDS encoding HlyD family secretion protein has protein sequence MNEIEQENMDRDENEERSEEVQVIIDRMPTQGTTYVAFIIIMLISIIFTIGYLVRYHDTVDGQISITALNAPVRLISNSNGRLHLLHEDGTAITKGTVISFIDNPADYHNVCMVDSIINSCDITKIAGIPLNEQLELGELSPAYSNFYVAHKHYHYFISSNTYEIRRNSLRSQIEMDTKILGNIQNEISVRNEILKISAEQLFKDSIIFSQKAMSEADYVRQKAEHLASIETYQRLQTELSSIQSRIKKNTIDIGQLDAEENENAHRLWLELITNKNELINHIAVWKQNFVTISPVDGRLEYLDFWRQNSFVQNGQELYSVIPLKNELIGEMMIPSYGSGKVETGQQVNVKLNNYPYDEFGSIRGIVKSISHITNTIKTDQGNVDAYRVIVGFPDGSTTNYGAKLDLNFESKGMAEIITKNKRLIQRLFDNLKYSVTNDEHKKHQIEQ, from the coding sequence ATGAATGAAATTGAACAAGAAAATATGGACAGGGACGAAAATGAGGAGCGGAGTGAAGAAGTACAGGTTATTATTGACCGTATGCCGACCCAAGGAACCACATATGTGGCTTTTATTATCATCATGCTGATTTCCATCATTTTTACTATTGGTTATCTAGTGCGGTATCATGATACGGTTGACGGTCAAATATCAATCACAGCTTTAAATGCGCCGGTAAGGCTTATTTCCAATAGCAACGGAAGGCTGCATTTGCTACATGAAGACGGAACTGCGATAACGAAGGGTACAGTTATTTCCTTTATTGACAATCCTGCCGATTACCATAATGTATGTATGGTTGATTCCATCATAAATTCCTGCGATATTACGAAAATTGCCGGAATTCCCTTGAATGAACAATTAGAATTGGGCGAGTTAAGCCCCGCTTACAGTAATTTTTACGTAGCCCATAAACACTACCACTATTTCATAAGTTCCAACACTTACGAAATACGCCGGAATAGTTTAAGAAGCCAGATAGAAATGGACACTAAAATATTAGGTAATATCCAAAATGAAATATCTGTCCGAAATGAAATACTGAAAATTTCCGCAGAACAACTATTCAAAGATAGCATTATTTTTTCCCAAAAAGCGATGAGCGAAGCAGACTATGTCAGGCAAAAAGCCGAACATCTCGCATCTATTGAAACATACCAGAGATTGCAGACTGAATTGTCGTCCATCCAATCAAGAATAAAAAAGAATACCATAGACATAGGCCAATTGGATGCAGAAGAAAATGAAAACGCCCACAGACTTTGGCTCGAATTGATCACCAACAAAAATGAATTGATCAACCATATTGCAGTTTGGAAGCAAAATTTTGTAACTATATCGCCAGTTGACGGCAGATTGGAATATTTGGATTTCTGGAGGCAAAACAGTTTCGTGCAGAATGGACAAGAATTGTATTCAGTTATCCCGCTGAAAAATGAACTTATCGGTGAAATGATGATTCCCTCGTATGGTTCGGGAAAGGTAGAAACAGGACAACAAGTGAATGTAAAACTAAACAACTATCCTTACGATGAGTTCGGTTCGATAAGAGGGATTGTCAAATCCATTTCACACATAACCAATACAATAAAAACCGATCAGGGTAATGTGGATGCGTACAGGGTAATTGTGGGATTTCCTGATGGAAGTACCACCAATTACGGTGCTAAATTGGATTTGAATTTTGAATCCAAAGGTATGGCTGAAATTATTACAAAAAACAAGCGATTAATTCAACGGCTGTTTGATAACTTGAAATATTCCGTTACAAACGATGAGCACAAAAAACACCAAATTGAACAATAA
- a CDS encoding copper resistance protein NlpE, protein MKKIVVVLSVALMMVLGCNNRSQNSSKTSENQKKTAKTEFNYHGKYLGILPCADCEGIETEIELKKDQTFIKKTKYLGKGDQKVFEVTGKYKWDDAQSMVILENITDAPNKYYVTEGAITQLDMDGNVITGDNSMKYRLAKTL, encoded by the coding sequence ATGAAAAAAATCGTTGTAGTACTTTCAGTAGCATTAATGATGGTTTTGGGTTGTAATAATCGGTCTCAGAACAGTTCAAAGACATCTGAAAATCAGAAAAAAACAGCAAAAACCGAGTTCAATTATCATGGAAAATATTTAGGAATATTGCCATGTGCAGATTGTGAAGGAATAGAGACCGAGATTGAATTGAAGAAGGATCAGACTTTCATTAAAAAAACCAAATATCTGGGTAAAGGCGATCAGAAAGTTTTTGAAGTGACAGGAAAATACAAATGGGACGATGCGCAAAGTATGGTCATACTGGAGAATATTACCGACGCTCCCAATAAGTATTATGTCACCGAAGGAGCCATCACCCAATTGGATATGGATGGGAATGTCATTACCGGGGACAACAGCATGAAATACAGGCTGGCAAAAACACTATAA
- a CDS encoding sigma-70 family RNA polymerase sigma factor yields the protein MNQDQIQYLITRCKQGDTKAFETLVIEYQPLVFRLAFRLLCDENEAKDMVQETFIRIWKHLNKYDPAYRFSTWLYKITGNLCYDRLRSIKRQIRANSLPDLPNDPPSTENIESSLINKELKDWILYFTDELTPKQKLVFTLWDIEGLVPEEIKEITGMSAAKIKSNLYLARKYIKNKIDTLS from the coding sequence ATGAATCAGGATCAGATACAATATCTTATCACTCGCTGTAAGCAAGGAGATACAAAGGCGTTCGAAACTTTGGTCATCGAATACCAACCCCTTGTTTTTCGCCTTGCTTTCAGGTTGCTATGTGATGAAAACGAAGCAAAGGATATGGTCCAGGAAACTTTCATCAGGATATGGAAGCATCTGAACAAATATGATCCTGCATATCGATTCTCCACATGGCTGTATAAAATTACCGGGAACCTTTGTTATGACAGGCTTCGTTCCATAAAAAGACAGATAAGGGCAAATTCTTTACCTGATCTTCCGAATGATCCCCCTTCCACGGAAAATATTGAATCTTCCCTGATCAATAAAGAATTGAAAGATTGGATCCTTTATTTTACAGATGAACTCACTCCCAAGCAAAAACTTGTCTTCACACTTTGGGATATCGAAGGATTGGTGCCTGAAGAAATAAAAGAAATAACAGGAATGTCGGCGGCCAAAATCAAGAGTAACCTCTATTTAGCAAGAAAATATATCAAAAATAAAATAGATACATTATCATGA
- a CDS encoding DUF6263 family protein, translating to MRMRRTIIAGLCLMLGVTMTQAQVKLAFKPETGSKYTYQTEIVQDIKQSAMGRELPIEETVTMGFLMDIQNSNGKETGAQFSLQDVSYLLSSPMMKMSYDSKKPTENPNALDKIHEKIFGSVLGKSYVLSIAPDGSVNSVTGVDAVIVGIAQAVAADGEMGAQLSSSLTSQWLGESAIKGMFEQTFRVFPSNGIKPGDSWTIESNYGVSNKKSDIKTLYSLQDVKDGVATISVKATVELNPGGGLEGTLTGTQSGILLVDAKTGIPVSSDLTLNIKGPVKQQQVEIQMEMAAKMKTTVKEIN from the coding sequence ATGAGAATGAGAAGAACGATCATCGCTGGTTTGTGCCTAATGTTAGGCGTAACCATGACACAGGCACAGGTAAAACTGGCGTTTAAACCCGAAACGGGCTCAAAGTATACATATCAGACGGAAATAGTACAGGACATCAAGCAAAGTGCTATGGGGCGGGAACTTCCCATAGAAGAAACTGTAACCATGGGTTTCCTGATGGATATCCAAAACAGTAATGGAAAAGAAACCGGGGCACAGTTCTCCTTGCAAGATGTTTCCTATCTTTTATCCAGTCCCATGATGAAAATGAGTTATGATTCGAAAAAACCGACCGAAAATCCAAATGCATTAGACAAGATACACGAAAAAATCTTCGGAAGTGTTTTGGGTAAGTCCTATGTCCTATCCATAGCTCCGGATGGTTCGGTCAATTCGGTTACCGGCGTGGATGCTGTTATCGTAGGAATTGCACAGGCAGTTGCCGCTGACGGGGAGATGGGCGCACAGTTGAGTTCCTCGCTAACAAGTCAATGGCTCGGCGAAAGCGCAATAAAAGGAATGTTTGAGCAAACTTTCAGAGTTTTTCCTTCCAACGGTATAAAACCGGGCGATAGTTGGACGATAGAAAGCAATTATGGGGTTTCGAACAAAAAATCCGACATTAAGACTCTATACAGCTTGCAAGACGTAAAAGATGGTGTGGCTACCATTTCAGTGAAAGCAACTGTAGAGTTGAACCCGGGGGGAGGATTGGAAGGCACACTCACCGGAACACAATCCGGGATTTTGTTGGTCGATGCTAAAACGGGAATCCCGGTTTCATCGGATTTGACGCTAAACATTAAAGGACCTGTTAAACAGCAGCAGGTGGAAATACAGATGGAAATGGCCGCCAAAATGAAGACAACTGTTAAAGAAATAAATTGA
- a CDS encoding TolC family protein, with amino-acid sequence MTKSFGIFFMIQQFILILFNNTVYCQTFEISLSKILAEYCFVSPEAIKAKLNYENANYSYENYKKRFLPSVAFNLNPANFNHSFKVLQNPSDGSYSYVDDFSNNSSIGVSVSQIVGITGGSINMNSNLNMLNELNDNRKSFSTSPFSIGYSQKLFGGTTKDFKLSRSIEQKKNVKAAKDYCSSITGIQREAVKLFMDLILVKVSMDIASKNEAISDTLLQASTVMYDNGRMAENEYLQMKIQAINDHFASENYKKEYEISLRRLLDYFGMTDNYENYMIGHPEFNLPFFLDFSIVMEYVEKNNPFALEQQIKRIEAERNIHNAKHQNRFTSNISFNFGTNQYASIFRDAYKNMASQQSLTIGLQIPVLQWGINKNHFKIAQNNYEISMMEIEREYVRSYNDLKEQVNNYNHNVNLMTIARSSFELAIKQYEVSVNKFNLGKLSIYELGVAQKEVFTSMNRYYATMKEVWDGYYSLRNLTLFDFVENKELTETLLH; translated from the coding sequence ATGACAAAATCATTCGGGATTTTTTTTATGATTCAACAGTTTATACTGATTTTGTTCAACAACACTGTATATTGTCAAACCTTTGAAATAAGCCTGAGTAAAATACTGGCAGAATATTGTTTTGTCTCTCCTGAAGCCATAAAAGCGAAACTCAATTATGAAAACGCGAATTACAGTTACGAGAATTATAAAAAAAGATTTCTTCCCTCTGTTGCATTTAATCTTAACCCTGCCAATTTTAACCATTCATTCAAAGTGTTACAAAACCCAAGTGATGGTAGTTATTCTTATGTCGATGACTTTTCAAACAATAGTAGCATAGGAGTATCGGTTTCCCAAATAGTAGGCATTACGGGCGGCAGCATCAATATGAATAGTAACCTAAACATGTTGAACGAATTAAACGACAATCGCAAAAGCTTTAGTACAAGTCCGTTCTCTATCGGGTATAGCCAAAAGCTATTTGGCGGGACAACTAAAGATTTTAAACTTTCAAGAAGTATAGAACAGAAAAAAAACGTAAAGGCAGCAAAAGATTATTGCAGCAGTATCACAGGTATTCAACGGGAAGCCGTCAAGCTTTTCATGGATTTGATTTTGGTCAAAGTCTCTATGGATATTGCCTCTAAAAACGAAGCCATTTCAGATACTCTCCTTCAGGCAAGCACTGTAATGTACGATAATGGACGAATGGCGGAGAACGAGTACCTGCAAATGAAAATACAGGCAATCAATGACCATTTTGCTTCTGAAAACTATAAAAAGGAATACGAAATTTCTCTTCGCCGGTTGTTGGATTATTTTGGTATGACCGACAATTATGAAAATTATATGATTGGCCATCCTGAGTTTAACCTTCCATTCTTTTTAGATTTCAGCATAGTAATGGAATATGTCGAAAAGAATAATCCTTTCGCTTTGGAGCAACAGATAAAGAGAATAGAAGCTGAAAGAAACATTCATAATGCCAAGCATCAAAACCGGTTTACAAGTAACATCAGTTTCAATTTCGGAACCAACCAGTATGCTTCCATTTTCAGGGATGCTTATAAAAATATGGCATCGCAACAATCATTGACCATTGGCTTGCAAATACCTGTTTTGCAATGGGGTATCAATAAAAACCATTTTAAGATAGCACAAAATAACTATGAGATTTCCATGATGGAAATCGAAAGGGAATATGTCCGTTCTTACAACGATTTGAAGGAACAAGTCAACAATTATAACCACAACGTAAACCTGATGACTATAGCCAGGTCGTCTTTTGAATTAGCTATAAAGCAATATGAGGTATCCGTTAATAAGTTCAATTTGGGAAAACTGTCCATTTACGAATTGGGAGTCGCCCAGAAGGAAGTATTTACCTCCATGAACAGGTATTATGCAACAATGAAAGAGGTTTGGGACGGGTATTACAGTTTGCGTAATTTAACCTTGTTTGATTTTGTCGAAAATAAGGAGTTAACGGAAACATTACTCCATTAA